One stretch of Harmonia axyridis chromosome 1, icHarAxyr1.1, whole genome shotgun sequence DNA includes these proteins:
- the LOC123688586 gene encoding uncharacterized protein LOC123688586, whose translation MFYVNVHTYLMLHLHITKMSKSHTCSMGILNWFVGYWTNQSHDEVMRLFVKDNLNEENVVPVVLASSSRGSLLEITNLTKKRTLNSAEEGSKKKIKLQSC comes from the exons ATGTTCTATGTGAACGTGCATACATATTTGATGTTACATTTACAtataactaagatgtctaaaagcCATACTTGTTCTATGGGCATACTCAACTGGTTCGTAGG GTATTGGACAAATCAGTCACATGATGAAGTAATGAGATTGTTTGTGAAGGATAATCTAAATGAGGAAAATGTGGTACCAGTCGTATTGGCGTCTTCATCCAGAG GAAGTTTATTAGAAATCACTAATCTCACTAAAAAAAGAACTTTGAACAGCGCTGAGGAAggcagtaaaaaaaaaataaaacttcagaGCTGTTAG
- the LOC123674468 gene encoding leucine-rich repeat protein 1-like, producing the protein MRLPCTLSIQDRCLSSNGKQSKKPISSTVAICKHPKADKHCLIIFNSKNPHGTKYDLEENFLKAHTSFLNEGKVTIQFKNPPHDIYIQASVILLKPFIRLLHGIITKTGNPKLLPKSMSLSVTPIFVAPTKLVINNRSEYPTKGFPPTLESLTIEGIRRLGLDLGIMKLTKLKVLNLSDNNISMIPEAFSLMKNLKVLDISKNHFYKSSLKDWKWLSGNLCDTLVSLNLADNKLMFLPVHIIKLKNLHTLDVSGNNLKEIPNGIGCLRRLKSLKINENAIEKLPGSIKCLKLVELNVTNNKFKSLNVLSSKDQLLLSRITGAGSLKELSSQRVLELGLRYDASIIPATVVFYLDSEAKYCTCGKPCFKVYSFKCINFNLGCISDAVITNPVSGLYAKVDCYFCSHKCARISNANRVQLVR; encoded by the coding sequence ATGAGGCTTCCATGTACTCTGTCCATACAGGATAGATGTTTATCCTCCAATGGGAAACAGTCGAAAAAACCAATAAGTTCTACAGTGGCAATTTGTAAACATCCAAAGGCAGACAAACATTGCTTGATTATATTTAATAGCAAAAATCCGCATGGAACCAAGTATGATTTAGaggagaattttctgaaagctcaTACCTCTTTTTTAAATGAAGGTAAAGTAACTATACAATTCAAAAACCCTCCTCATGATATCTACATTCAAGCATCTGTAATTTTGTTGAAGCCATTTATCCGTCTATTGCATGGTATTATTACAAAGACTGGAAACCCAAAACTTCTTCCGAAAAGTATGTCACTAAGTGTAACTCCTATATTTGTTGCACCTACTAAATTAGTCATAAACAATAGATCAGAATATCCTACTAAAGGATTTCCACCTACTCTAGAAAGCTTAACAATTGAAGGAATAAGGAGACTAGGACTAGATTTAGGAATAATGAAGCTGACAAAACTTAAAGTTTTGAATCTTAGTGATAACAATATATCAATGATCCCAGAAGCTTTTagtctaatgaaaaatttgaaagtacttgatatttctaaaaatcatttttacaaaAGCTCGTTGAAGGATTGGAAATGGCTTAGTGGCAATTTATGTGATACTCTAGTTTCTCTCAATTTGGCAGATAATAAACTGATGTTTTTACCTGTACATATTATTAAACTGAAAAACCTTCACACATTAGATGTTAGTGGTAATAATTTGAAAGAGATTCCTAATGGTATTGGGTGTCTGAGGAGATTGAAGTCATTAAAAATTAATGAGAATGCAATAGAAAAATTGCCTGGTAGTATTAAATGTTTGAAACTAGTGGAGCTCAATGTAaccaataataaattcaaatcttTGAATGTGCTGTCATCTAAGGATCAACTCTTACTTTCAAGAATTACTGGAGCAGGATCACTGAAAGAATTGTCCTCTCAAAGAGTCTTAGAATTGGGATTAAGGTATGATGCATCAATTATCCCAGCCACAGTAGTATTTTACCTGGATTctgaagcaaaatattgcacTTGCGGTAAACCATGCTTCAAAGTGTACTCATTCAAatgtatcaatttcaatttgGGGTGTATTTCTGATGCTGTTATCACAAATCCGGTTAGTGGACTCTACGCGAAAGTGGATTGTTACTTTTGTTCCCATAAGTGTGCAAGAATTTCTAATGCAAATCGAGTGCAGTTGGTTAGATAG
- the LOC123674457 gene encoding lipoamide acyltransferase component of branched-chain alpha-keto acid dehydrogenase complex, mitochondrial isoform X1 has translation MAFVCRTHYLSNNISKQVDFFMRHIKEFHQSACALGNIIPFNLSDIGEGITEVAVKEWFIKEGDKVSQFDNICEVQSDKASVTITSRYDGVIKKIHYNIDQTAYVGKPLVDIEVEATSPSIHEETKENFQHAEKEIELEKENNVKIDQYENDYSQCIPSVRRLARQYKIDLRNVKGTGKNSRILKEDILRFLDKPQETDHKEINKNPYSEEEIIKLKGFQKAMFQTMTASLNIPHFNYSEEIKITKLYKLRKELNSISELGVKLSYVPFFIKAISLALSKYPSLNSTIDLEKETIKVKKYHNIGIAMDTKVGLAVPVIHDIQNKKINDIAQELHRLMEKGKDGNFAIDDLKNGTFTFSNIGAIGGVHVSPVILTPQVGIAAIGAIQTVPKFDENLQIYPEQVLYMSGAGDHRIIDGATMANFINLVKKYIENPLLLLMQ, from the exons ATGGCTTTCGTTTGTAGAACACATTACCTAAGTAATAATATTTCGAAACAG gttgatttttttatgagaCATATAAAAGAATTTCATCAATCAGCATGTGCTTTAGGTAACATCATTCCATTCAATTTATCGGATATCGGAGAAGGAATAACAGAAGTGGCGGTTAAAGAATGGTTCATTAAGGAAGGAGATAAAGTATCTCAATTTGACAACATATGTGAAGTACAGAGTGACAAAGCATCAGTTACTATAACAAGCAGATATGAcggtgtaataaaaaaaattcattacaatattGATCAAACTGCATATGTAGGAAAACCACTTGTGGATATCGAAGTAGAAGCTACCTCACCATCCATACATGAGGAGACCAAAGAGAACTTTCAACATGCTGAAAAGGAAATTGaattagaaaaagaaaataatgttaAAATAGATCAATATGAAAATGATTATTCACAATGCATTCCTTCAGTAAGAAGATTGGCTAGACAGTATAAAATAGATTTGCGGAACGTAAAAGGCACTGGCAAAAATTCCCGTATTTTAAAGGAAGATATTTTGCGTTTTCTAGACAAACCTCAAGAAACCgatcataaagaaattaacaaaaatcCCTATTCAGAAgaggaaattataaaattaaaaggTTTTCAGAAAGCAATGTTCCAGACGATGACAGCATCCTTAAATATTCCACATTTCAACTACAGTGAAgagataaaaataacaaaattatacaaattgagGAAAGAATTGAATTCCATTTCAGAACTTGGTGTGAAATTGTCTTATGTACCATTTTTCATTAAAGCTATATCTCTTGCTTTATCTAAATATCCTTCTCTAAACTCTACTATAGATCTTGAAAAGGAAACTataaaagtaaaaaaatatcataacaTAGGAATTGCAATGGACACTAAAGTTGGCTTAGCTGTTCCAGTAATCcatgatattcaaaataaaaaaataaacgatATAGCTCAAGAATTGCACCGCTTAATGGAAAAGGGAAAAGATGGAAATTTTGCTATTGATGACCTCAAAAATGGAACATTCACTTTCTCTAATATTGGTGCAATAGGAGGAGTTCATGTATCACCAGTGATTTTAACACCTCAAGTTGGTATAGCTGCTATTGGTGCTATTCAAACTGTGcctaaatttgatgaaaacttgCAAATATATCCAGAACAGGTTTTATATATGTCTGGAGCAGGAGATCATCGAATAATTGATGGGGCCACAATGGcgaatttcattaatttagtcaaaaaatatattgaaaatcctCTTTTATTACTTATGCAATAA
- the LOC123674457 gene encoding lipoamide acyltransferase component of branched-chain alpha-keto acid dehydrogenase complex, mitochondrial isoform X2, with translation MRHIKEFHQSACALGNIIPFNLSDIGEGITEVAVKEWFIKEGDKVSQFDNICEVQSDKASVTITSRYDGVIKKIHYNIDQTAYVGKPLVDIEVEATSPSIHEETKENFQHAEKEIELEKENNVKIDQYENDYSQCIPSVRRLARQYKIDLRNVKGTGKNSRILKEDILRFLDKPQETDHKEINKNPYSEEEIIKLKGFQKAMFQTMTASLNIPHFNYSEEIKITKLYKLRKELNSISELGVKLSYVPFFIKAISLALSKYPSLNSTIDLEKETIKVKKYHNIGIAMDTKVGLAVPVIHDIQNKKINDIAQELHRLMEKGKDGNFAIDDLKNGTFTFSNIGAIGGVHVSPVILTPQVGIAAIGAIQTVPKFDENLQIYPEQVLYMSGAGDHRIIDGATMANFINLVKKYIENPLLLLMQ, from the coding sequence atgagaCATATAAAAGAATTTCATCAATCAGCATGTGCTTTAGGTAACATCATTCCATTCAATTTATCGGATATCGGAGAAGGAATAACAGAAGTGGCGGTTAAAGAATGGTTCATTAAGGAAGGAGATAAAGTATCTCAATTTGACAACATATGTGAAGTACAGAGTGACAAAGCATCAGTTACTATAACAAGCAGATATGAcggtgtaataaaaaaaattcattacaatattGATCAAACTGCATATGTAGGAAAACCACTTGTGGATATCGAAGTAGAAGCTACCTCACCATCCATACATGAGGAGACCAAAGAGAACTTTCAACATGCTGAAAAGGAAATTGaattagaaaaagaaaataatgttaAAATAGATCAATATGAAAATGATTATTCACAATGCATTCCTTCAGTAAGAAGATTGGCTAGACAGTATAAAATAGATTTGCGGAACGTAAAAGGCACTGGCAAAAATTCCCGTATTTTAAAGGAAGATATTTTGCGTTTTCTAGACAAACCTCAAGAAACCgatcataaagaaattaacaaaaatcCCTATTCAGAAgaggaaattataaaattaaaaggTTTTCAGAAAGCAATGTTCCAGACGATGACAGCATCCTTAAATATTCCACATTTCAACTACAGTGAAgagataaaaataacaaaattatacaaattgagGAAAGAATTGAATTCCATTTCAGAACTTGGTGTGAAATTGTCTTATGTACCATTTTTCATTAAAGCTATATCTCTTGCTTTATCTAAATATCCTTCTCTAAACTCTACTATAGATCTTGAAAAGGAAACTataaaagtaaaaaaatatcataacaTAGGAATTGCAATGGACACTAAAGTTGGCTTAGCTGTTCCAGTAATCcatgatattcaaaataaaaaaataaacgatATAGCTCAAGAATTGCACCGCTTAATGGAAAAGGGAAAAGATGGAAATTTTGCTATTGATGACCTCAAAAATGGAACATTCACTTTCTCTAATATTGGTGCAATAGGAGGAGTTCATGTATCACCAGTGATTTTAACACCTCAAGTTGGTATAGCTGCTATTGGTGCTATTCAAACTGTGcctaaatttgatgaaaacttgCAAATATATCCAGAACAGGTTTTATATATGTCTGGAGCAGGAGATCATCGAATAATTGATGGGGCCACAATGGcgaatttcattaatttagtcaaaaaatatattgaaaatcctCTTTTATTACTTATGCAATAA